In Deltaproteobacteria bacterium, the following proteins share a genomic window:
- a CDS encoding efflux RND transporter periplasmic adaptor subunit, with product MKKAISIISILFIITLGLSTYLKLKKPEKPSGCIETTGIVEATEVGLGPKIAGRIDWLCCKEGDAVKAGELAVRLDDKELKARVLQGRKSLKAEEASLNISEANLENARLEIDAVRAEVQTAEAEVARTNALAEDAKKSLQRASGLFKDGLISEREMDAAKTNYDANNAQLDSVRARKRAADVKLKISLSSIRTSEAQVSSARAKVEESQAALNVLEAQLKDTEIISPIDGVVAYKAFETGEVVNAGSPVYIIHDLKNIWARVDIEETKIGDIRLGNTAKITASAMPDKEFSGEIIEIGREGEFATQRDVTRGRSDIRTFRVKIGISKPDGLLKSGMTVRARIFCR from the coding sequence GTGAAAAAAGCTATCTCTATTATCTCCATACTTTTCATTATTACCCTTGGGCTGTCTACATATCTTAAGCTTAAAAAACCGGAAAAACCTTCTGGCTGTATTGAAACCACAGGGATTGTAGAAGCTACCGAGGTAGGGCTCGGCCCAAAGATTGCCGGCAGAATAGATTGGCTCTGCTGCAAAGAGGGAGATGCTGTAAAGGCCGGTGAACTTGCCGTAAGATTAGATGATAAGGAATTAAAAGCAAGGGTTCTTCAAGGCAGGAAATCGCTTAAAGCAGAAGAGGCATCCCTTAATATAAGCGAGGCAAATTTAGAAAATGCAAGGCTTGAGATAGATGCTGTCAGGGCAGAAGTCCAGACAGCAGAGGCGGAGGTTGCAAGAACTAATGCGCTGGCAGAAGACGCAAAAAAGTCCCTGCAGAGGGCCTCCGGGCTTTTTAAGGATGGTTTAATATCAGAAAGGGAAATGGACGCGGCAAAGACAAATTATGACGCAAATAACGCCCAATTGGATTCTGTAAGGGCGCGAAAGAGGGCGGCGGATGTAAAACTCAAAATCTCTTTATCCAGCATCAGGACATCCGAGGCGCAGGTGTCTTCTGCAAGGGCAAAGGTGGAGGAATCGCAGGCTGCGCTGAATGTATTGGAGGCTCAGCTCAAGGATACAGAGATAATCTCGCCCATAGACGGCGTTGTTGCATATAAGGCATTTGAAACAGGAGAGGTAGTTAATGCCGGCTCGCCTGTCTATATCATCCACGACCTCAAAAACATCTGGGCAAGGGTTGATATTGAAGAGACAAAAATAGGTGATATAAGGCTCGGTAATACAGCAAAGATAACAGCATCGGCCATGCCGGATAAGGAATTTAGCGGAGAGATCATTGAAATAGGCAGAGAAGGCGAATTCGCCACACAGAGAGATGTAACAAGAGGCAGGTCTGACATAAGGACATTCAGGGTGAAGATAGGCATAAGTAAACCTGATGGATTGTTAAAATCAGGAATGACAGTAAGGGCGCGGATATTTTGCAGATAA
- a CDS encoding DEAD/DEAH box helicase: protein MEKKEDVKFSELGLSKELLQAVVSMGFEEPTPIQRRTIPIVLKGKDVIGQAQTGTGKTAAYGIPIAEKLEPHNFMVQAIILTPTRELAIQVAEEMNKIGRFKKIQAVPIYGGQSIERQIRALKKGVQVVVGTPGRVIDHIERKTLRLNYVKIVVLDEADEMLDMGFVDDITTILKTTPKERQTLLFSATMPDPILKIANRYMQSPERVTIATNIITAPKINQIFYEVRQSEKTDALCRLIDAEDSDLFLVFCHTKREVDDVAADLKLRGYEAEAIHGDFSQSQREAVMKKFREGRIDVLVATDVAARGLDISKITHVINYSIPQNPESYVHRIGRTGRAGREGIAITFVTPREDRQLRLIQQVAKTKITRGKLPSVQEIQEARALRLKEKIQEFIDDKRFDKYLKMVEILSDGLQPIEVAAALLKFQLEGFGTATETVRGGGAVSFDETGAPPGMARLFITVGKEQKIRPGDLVKLIAEKTGLSGNTVGNIKIMEKFTFLEVPKDSAEKVIDALQKSMIGGRKVNAAPARPR from the coding sequence ATGGAAAAGAAGGAAGATGTTAAATTTAGTGAATTAGGCTTAAGCAAGGAACTGCTTCAGGCTGTAGTAAGCATGGGGTTTGAGGAGCCGACGCCAATACAGCGTAGGACAATACCCATAGTTTTAAAAGGCAAAGATGTTATTGGCCAGGCCCAGACAGGGACAGGAAAGACTGCTGCCTACGGCATACCAATTGCAGAAAAGTTAGAGCCGCACAACTTTATGGTGCAGGCAATAATCCTTACTCCAACAAGGGAGCTTGCCATTCAGGTCGCTGAAGAGATGAACAAGATTGGCAGGTTTAAGAAGATTCAGGCTGTTCCCATTTATGGAGGCCAGTCCATAGAAAGACAGATAAGGGCGTTAAAAAAAGGGGTTCAGGTTGTAGTTGGCACGCCCGGCAGGGTTATTGACCACATAGAGAGAAAGACGTTGCGGCTTAATTATGTAAAGATAGTTGTGCTTGATGAGGCGGATGAGATGCTGGATATGGGATTTGTTGATGATATTACCACAATACTTAAAACAACCCCAAAGGAGAGGCAGACCCTCCTTTTTTCAGCTACAATGCCGGATCCGATACTTAAAATAGCAAACCGCTATATGCAGAGTCCTGAGAGGGTGACTATTGCAACGAACATAATTACTGCGCCTAAGATAAACCAGATATTTTATGAGGTGAGGCAGTCTGAAAAGACTGACGCCCTGTGCAGGCTCATAGATGCAGAGGATTCAGACCTCTTTCTTGTGTTCTGCCATACAAAAAGGGAGGTTGATGATGTTGCGGCAGATTTAAAGCTCAGAGGGTATGAGGCAGAGGCAATACACGGCGACTTTAGCCAGTCCCAGAGAGAGGCTGTGATGAAAAAGTTCCGTGAAGGCAGGATAGATGTGCTGGTTGCAACCGATGTGGCTGCAAGAGGCCTTGATATAAGTAAGATTACGCATGTTATTAATTACAGCATCCCGCAGAACCCTGAATCCTATGTGCACAGAATAGGAAGGACAGGCAGGGCAGGAAGGGAAGGCATCGCCATAACATTTGTCACCCCAAGGGAAGACAGGCAGCTCAGGCTTATACAGCAAGTCGCAAAGACAAAAATAACAAGAGGAAAGCTGCCGTCTGTTCAGGAGATTCAGGAGGCAAGGGCTCTTCGCCTGAAAGAAAAGATTCAGGAATTCATTGATGATAAGCGCTTTGACAAATATCTTAAAATGGTTGAAATACTTTCAGACGGTCTTCAGCCAATAGAGGTTGCAGCAGCGCTTTTAAAATTCCAGCTTGAAGGGTTTGGTACAGCAACGGAGACAGTAAGAGGGGGTGGGGCTGTATCCTTTGATGAAACAGGCGCCCCTCCTGGCATGGCAAGGCTTTTTATAACTGTTGGCAAAGAGCAGAAGATAAGGCCTGGGGATTTAGTCAAACTCATTGCAGAAAAGACAGGACTTAGCGGTAATACCGTCGGCAATATCAAAATTATGGAAAAGTTCACCTTTCTTGAGGTGCCGAAGGATTCGGCTGAAAAGGTAATAGATGCTTTGCAAAAGAGTATGATAGGGGGGAGGAAGGTTAATGCGGCGCCGGCAAGACCGAGGTAA
- a CDS encoding helix-turn-helix transcriptional regulator: MKDILKEFGRRVRDIRKEHGLSQEELAEKADLHFTYIGGIERGERNLSLKNIKRIADALKIDIRELFTVEETGIEGKTIIGDINRILADKNVSALRLVKLLIEDVDKWLKEVKIRNSDY, from the coding sequence ATGAAGGATATACTGAAAGAATTCGGCAGAAGGGTTAGAGATATACGAAAGGAACATGGATTATCTCAGGAGGAGTTGGCTGAAAAGGCTGACCTTCACTTTACATATATTGGTGGTATTGAAAGGGGTGAACGAAATCTATCTTTAAAAAATATAAAGAGGATTGCCGATGCATTGAAAATAGATATAAGAGAACTTTTTACTGTGGAAGAAACGGGCATTGAAGGCAAAACTATAATTGGTGATATTAACAGGATTCTGGCTGATAAAAATGTTTCAGCGCTACGGTTAGTAAAACTATTGATAGAAGATGTTGACAAGTGGTTGAAGGAAGTAAAAATTAGGAATAGCGACTACTAA
- a CDS encoding DUF86 domain-containing protein — translation MYDKELIVEIFRNIAWSIEQITKRFKVIGSSNDFIKDDEGFEKLDSICMQLINIGEALKQVDKLTDSRFLTNYPEMDWKKAKGMRDIITHHYFDIDAETVFVVCSEHIPEMKKVVDKILNDLQK, via the coding sequence ATGTATGATAAGGAGCTTATCGTTGAGATATTTCGCAACATAGCATGGTCTATAGAACAGATCACAAAAAGATTTAAAGTCATTGGGTCAAGCAATGATTTCATAAAAGATGATGAAGGTTTTGAGAAGCTGGACAGCATCTGTATGCAACTCATTAACATCGGAGAAGCCCTTAAACAGGTAGACAAATTGACGGACTCAAGATTTCTTACCAATTATCCTGAAATGGACTGGAAGAAGGCAAAAGGTATGAGAGATATTATAACCCACCACTATTTTGACATCGATGCAGAAACCGTGTTTGTCGTATGTTCTGAACATATCCCTGAGATGAAAAAGGTTGTAGATAAGATTTTGAATGACTTGCAGAAATGA
- a CDS encoding nucleotidyltransferase domain-containing protein: MNRDEIIRFIFEHKAEFEQNFGVTKIGLFGSYARGETREGSDIDIVVEVKKPDLFNLIGIKQAIEEAFRSNVDIVRLRDKMNKFLKQRIERDVIYV; the protein is encoded by the coding sequence ATGAACAGAGACGAGATAATAAGGTTTATTTTTGAGCATAAGGCTGAATTTGAGCAAAACTTCGGGGTAACAAAAATCGGTCTGTTCGGCAGTTACGCCAGAGGAGAAACCCGCGAAGGAAGTGATATAGATATTGTTGTTGAAGTGAAAAAACCCGACCTTTTTAATTTGATAGGCATTAAACAGGCTATTGAGGAGGCATTTAGAAGCAATGTTGACATTGTAAGGCTCAGAGACAAGATGAACAAGTTTCTGAAACAGCGGATTGAGAGAGATGTCATCTATGTATGA
- the mfd gene encoding transcription-repair coupling factor translates to MSVSLQDNTFYKTLEAISTLKSGQRFVLSGLLGSSKAFFIASLVGKGVMPYAPTTNSEPRTVLIITPTQEEAENFTKDINFFLGKKTAFFYPSWEILPFESQSPHPDIIAARIDILHKLAHGHHNIIVTTPSAIMQRVIPKGVLISSVQRFEVGMEVNRDEILQRLLQIGYSRTGLVEEKGEMRVAGGILDIFPPSYSAPVRIEFFGDEIESIRTFESATQRSKEDLKEAVILPAKEIIFSKNVNEMALDKLRKRADELELPKDVRESISDRIRDGLVFAGIDFLSPLFYGRLDTLFDYLPKDCLLFLNNLNEIEEAGRGFENEVSDGRIKIEEKRQFFVKPEEFYMDVMEFKSGFEKMGTVVMEASIPPSPHLIDKGVTNSCEFSTQSNLDIRQDIATPLPTLPRTGGGEGVGVLKPLVDKMKDWHDLGWSVFIVCHTTGQAERLKELLEGYNLIVDCRLQIADLKSQIPDPTSHIPIIIGDLSSGFRFPSIKLAVITEEEIFGQKVKRRPPPSHKIDAFLTQLQDLNIGDFIVHTIHGIGIYQGLKRLKIEDIENDFLLLEYQGGDKLYLPVQRLHLVGKYRGVEGKKPEIDKLGSTRWEKTKGRVKKIAEEMAKGLLELYAARKVVEGFSFSGGDRLFSEFEASFEYDETPDQLSAIEDVLKDMEEPRPMDRLICGDVGYGKTEVAMRAAFKAVLDNRQVAVLVPTTLLAQQHYLTFKNRFAAYPVTIEVLSRFRSPKEQKYILKKLANGEVDIIIGTHRLLQKDVVVKDLGLIIVDEEHRFGVSHKERLKQMKRQVDVLTLTATPIPRTLHMSLAGIRDLSIINTPPEDRLAIKTLVARFDDELIRNAVRRELARGGQVFFVHNRVESIAAMADYLKRLVPEARVAVAHGQMKEKGLEKVMADFINKGYDILLSTSIIESGLDIPSANTILINRADRFGLAEIYQLRGRVGRSSHKAYAYLLTPPELILAGDAKKRLKVLQELSDLGAGFRLAAHDLEIRGAGELLGAKQSGQIAEVGFEMYTQLLEDAIKELKGENIEKEIEPEINLRVSAYIPENYIPDERQRLFIYKRIATAASEDGISALKEELIDRFGDIPELLNNLFRIAGLKLLLKKLKITELSQKGDYLYITFSNDTAVSPQKLLQLVKKNPKRFKLTPDSKFIVLIEKGKEIWEEARYILQQMITG, encoded by the coding sequence GTGTCTGTTTCTTTACAAGATAACACCTTTTACAAAACTTTAGAGGCTATATCAACTCTTAAGTCAGGGCAGAGGTTTGTGCTTTCCGGCCTTTTGGGTTCGTCAAAGGCCTTTTTTATTGCCTCTCTGGTGGGTAAGGGCGTAATGCCTTACGCCCCTACTACTAACTCCGAACCCAGAACTGTTCTCATCATTACACCAACTCAGGAAGAGGCGGAGAATTTTACAAAAGATATAAACTTCTTCCTCGGAAAAAAGACAGCCTTTTTCTATCCTTCATGGGAGATTTTGCCATTTGAGAGCCAATCTCCGCATCCGGATATAATCGCCGCAAGAATAGATATTCTCCACAAACTTGCCCACGGACATCACAATATAATTGTCACAACGCCTTCAGCCATTATGCAAAGGGTTATACCAAAGGGCGTCTTAATATCTTCTGTTCAAAGGTTTGAAGTTGGAATGGAAGTGAACAGGGACGAGATATTGCAAAGGCTTTTACAAATTGGTTACTCAAGGACAGGCTTAGTTGAAGAAAAAGGAGAGATGAGGGTTGCCGGCGGGATTTTAGATATTTTCCCTCCGTCATATTCCGCTCCTGTCAGGATTGAATTTTTTGGAGATGAAATTGAGAGTATCAGGACATTTGAAAGCGCAACCCAGAGGTCAAAAGAAGATTTGAAAGAGGCTGTAATCCTGCCTGCAAAAGAGATTATCTTTTCAAAAAATGTAAATGAGATGGCGCTGGATAAGCTCAGAAAAAGGGCTGATGAACTGGAGCTTCCAAAGGATGTAAGAGAGTCTATTTCTGACAGAATACGGGATGGGCTGGTCTTTGCCGGTATTGATTTTCTTTCGCCTCTTTTTTACGGAAGACTTGACACGCTGTTTGATTATCTTCCTAAAGATTGCCTGCTCTTTCTCAACAACCTAAATGAGATAGAGGAGGCCGGGAGAGGGTTTGAAAATGAGGTGTCGGATGGGAGAATAAAGATTGAAGAGAAAAGGCAGTTTTTTGTAAAGCCGGAAGAGTTTTATATGGATGTAATGGAGTTTAAGTCTGGATTTGAAAAAATGGGCACGGTTGTAATGGAGGCGTCAATTCCCCCCAGCCCCCATTTGATAGACAAGGGGGTTACAAATTCGTGTGAATTTTCTACACAGTCCAATCTTGACATAAGACAGGACATTGCAACCCCCCTCCCTACCCTCCCCCGCACGGGGGGAGGGGAAGGGGTGGGGGTTCTTAAGCCATTAGTCGATAAGATGAAAGACTGGCATGACCTTGGGTGGAGCGTATTTATTGTCTGCCATACGACAGGGCAAGCGGAGAGGTTGAAGGAGTTACTGGAGGGGTATAATCTGATTGTGGATTGCAGATTGCAGATTGCAGATTTAAAATCCCAGATCCCAGATCCCACATCCCACATCCCAATAATCATCGGCGATTTAAGTTCCGGCTTTCGTTTCCCATCCATAAAATTAGCCGTCATAACAGAAGAGGAAATCTTCGGACAAAAGGTAAAAAGACGGCCGCCGCCTTCCCATAAAATAGACGCCTTCCTTACCCAATTGCAGGATTTAAATATCGGAGACTTTATTGTTCATACCATTCACGGAATCGGTATTTATCAGGGGCTTAAGAGGCTTAAGATAGAGGATATAGAAAATGATTTTCTCCTTCTGGAGTATCAGGGGGGAGATAAATTATACCTGCCTGTCCAGAGACTGCATCTTGTGGGCAAATACCGCGGTGTAGAAGGCAAAAAACCGGAAATAGATAAGCTTGGCTCTACAAGGTGGGAGAAGACCAAAGGCAGGGTAAAGAAGATTGCAGAGGAGATGGCAAAGGGATTGCTGGAGCTATATGCGGCAAGAAAGGTTGTTGAAGGGTTTTCTTTTTCAGGAGGGGACAGGCTTTTTTCAGAGTTTGAGGCGTCTTTTGAATATGACGAAACCCCGGACCAGCTAAGCGCCATTGAGGATGTGCTAAAGGATATGGAAGAGCCCAGGCCAATGGACAGGCTTATCTGCGGCGATGTCGGATATGGAAAGACCGAGGTTGCTATGAGGGCTGCATTCAAGGCTGTTCTGGATAACAGGCAGGTGGCAGTGCTTGTGCCTACCACATTACTTGCGCAACAACACTATCTTACCTTCAAAAACAGATTTGCCGCATACCCTGTGACTATAGAGGTATTGAGCCGCTTTAGAAGCCCTAAGGAGCAGAAATATATTTTAAAAAAGCTTGCCAATGGCGAGGTGGATATAATCATCGGCACTCACAGGCTTTTGCAAAAGGATGTTGTAGTGAAGGATTTGGGGCTCATTATTGTTGACGAGGAGCACAGATTTGGCGTGAGCCACAAGGAGAGACTAAAGCAGATGAAAAGGCAGGTGGATGTCCTGACATTGACCGCAACACCAATCCCAAGAACCCTCCATATGTCTCTTGCAGGCATAAGGGATTTGAGCATAATAAATACGCCGCCTGAAGACAGGCTTGCCATAAAAACCTTGGTTGCAAGATTTGATGATGAACTGATAAGGAATGCTGTAAGAAGGGAACTTGCCAGAGGCGGCCAGGTATTTTTTGTCCACAACAGGGTAGAGAGTATAGCGGCAATGGCTGATTATCTCAAAAGGCTTGTCCCTGAGGCGAGGGTTGCGGTTGCCCACGGCCAGATGAAGGAAAAGGGGCTTGAGAAGGTAATGGCAGACTTTATAAATAAAGGATACGACATTCTGCTTTCCACATCCATTATAGAATCAGGACTTGATATACCGTCTGCGAATACAATTCTCATAAACAGGGCTGACAGGTTCGGCCTTGCGGAAATTTATCAATTGCGCGGAAGGGTTGGCAGAAGCAGCCATAAGGCATATGCCTATCTTCTGACGCCGCCTGAATTGATATTGGCAGGGGATGCAAAGAAAAGACTGAAGGTGCTTCAGGAACTCTCTGACCTCGGCGCCGGTTTCAGGCTTGCCGCACATGATCTGGAGATAAGGGGCGCCGGGGAACTCCTCGGAGCCAAACAATCAGGCCAGATTGCAGAGGTTGGTTTTGAGATGTATACGCAGCTTCTGGAAGATGCCATAAAAGAGCTAAAAGGCGAAAATATAGAAAAAGAGATTGAGCCTGAGATAAATCTCAGGGTGTCTGCATATATCCCTGAAAATTATATCCCTGATGAGAGGCAGAGGCTCTTTATCTATAAAAGGATTGCCACAGCGGCATCTGAGGACGGGATATCTGCGCTAAAAGAGGAACTTATAGATAGGTTTGGGGATATACCTGAGCTGCTGAATAACTTATTCAGAATTGCGGGTTTGAAATTGCTGTTAAAAAAACTTAAGATAACCGAGCTTTCTCAAAAAGGGGACTACCTTTATATAACATTCTCCAATGATACTGCTGTGTCGCCGCAAAAGCTGCTTCAACTTGTAAAAAAGAATCCAAAAAGGTTCAAACTTACGCCGGACTCAAAATTCATTGTTCTTATAGAAAAAGGGAAGGAAATCTGGGAGGAGGCAAGATATATATTGCAACAGATGATAACAGGGTGA
- a CDS encoding peptidylprolyl isomerase, with amino-acid sequence MKMREQVEKVKNKRKEAAAYFSLHQFCNQKLATACLLLALCCLLFIAGCKRQEEEKAKAVSPTDVAIRIGDREISHGEFQDTFKRLFLEGEEAAEVKNEELKNLKIDLVNQLVEEELILEEAKRLAIDVKDNDVFKEMEEIKKEYDGDTFESTIMNKYGSINKWKEEIRKKLLIKKVIDKIITPMIIVKEGEAQRYYKEHITDYNRKEQARARMIVVKTEEEANSVRERLKRGEGFARIAQEVSLSPEGKRGGDLGFFGKGDMPKEFEDVVFSLPPGKISDVIKTVYGYHIFRVEEKRGAMDLKFSEVKDQIMNKLKREKSDMEFQTWMRELKQKTRIEVKEELL; translated from the coding sequence ATGAAAATGAGGGAACAGGTGGAAAAGGTAAAAAATAAAAGAAAAGAGGCAGCTGCATATTTCAGCCTGCATCAGTTTTGCAATCAGAAACTTGCGACTGCCTGTTTGCTGCTCGCTCTTTGCTGCCTGCTGTTTATTGCGGGTTGTAAGAGACAGGAAGAGGAAAAGGCAAAGGCCGTTTCTCCAACTGATGTGGCGATAAGGATAGGTGACAGGGAGATTAGCCATGGAGAATTTCAGGATACATTCAAAAGATTATTTCTTGAAGGAGAAGAGGCTGCCGAGGTTAAAAATGAGGAGCTAAAAAATCTCAAAATAGACCTTGTTAATCAGCTTGTTGAAGAGGAATTGATTCTGGAAGAGGCAAAGAGGCTGGCAATAGATGTTAAGGATAATGATGTTTTTAAAGAGATGGAAGAAATAAAAAAAGAATACGATGGAGACACATTTGAATCAACCATCATGAATAAATATGGAAGCATAAATAAATGGAAGGAAGAGATTAGAAAGAAGTTATTGATTAAAAAGGTTATAGATAAAATTATTACTCCCATGATTATCGTTAAAGAGGGCGAGGCCCAAAGATACTATAAAGAACATATAACAGATTATAATAGGAAAGAACAGGCAAGGGCCAGGATGATTGTGGTAAAGACAGAAGAAGAGGCAAACAGTGTGAGGGAAAGGTTGAAAAGAGGGGAAGGATTTGCAAGGATTGCGCAGGAGGTTTCATTAAGCCCTGAAGGTAAGAGGGGTGGAGACCTCGGTTTTTTTGGCAAAGGAGATATGCCAAAAGAATTTGAGGATGTGGTTTTCTCTTTGCCGCCCGGCAAAATAAGCGATGTGATAAAAACTGTATACGGCTATCATATTTTCAGGGTTGAAGAAAAAAGGGGCGCAATGGATCTAAAATTTTCAGAGGTAAAAGACCAGATAATGAATAAGTTAAAGAGAGAAAAGAGCGACATGGAATTTCAAACATGGATGAGGGAATTAAAGCAAAAGACAAGGATAGAGGTGAAGGAGGAACTATTGTGA
- a CDS encoding peptidylprolyl isomerase, with protein sequence MKTIADCRLQIANFKSQACLLFTAYCLLLTPVHAEIADRIVAVVNDSAITLSELNIATAGLGDIKGDDKEKRKKIIETKSKVLDQLIEKKLVEQAANKAGITVSEKEIDNTIEDVKRQNNIGQEDLLSALAKNGLTFKEYRGQLKDQIRQVKFINKEFRTNVKVSDEDVVSYYKQNQDKFSGPAVYRIRIISFLLSGQDKGKDAEKKAKDILAMAQKGADFAKLALAYSDGPNVKDGGDLGYISPGEMDAAVEKAAGGLNIGEISDVIKTPAGFHIIQLIDRRKAEPKPIAAVLDEIKNIIFQKIIDERYKLWLEEIMKKAYIEVRL encoded by the coding sequence GTGAAAACAATTGCAGATTGCAGATTGCAGATTGCAAATTTTAAATCTCAAGCCTGCTTACTGTTTACTGCATACTGCTTACTGCTTACTCCAGTCCATGCCGAGATTGCAGACAGGATAGTGGCTGTGGTGAATGACAGCGCTATTACCTTATCTGAACTGAATATTGCCACTGCCGGACTTGGAGATATAAAGGGAGATGACAAAGAGAAAAGAAAAAAGATTATTGAAACAAAAAGCAAGGTGTTAGACCAGCTTATTGAGAAAAAACTGGTTGAACAGGCGGCAAATAAAGCAGGCATTACTGTTAGTGAAAAAGAGATAGACAATACAATTGAAGATGTGAAGAGGCAAAACAACATAGGTCAGGAAGATCTATTAAGCGCGCTCGCAAAAAATGGCCTTACATTTAAGGAATACCGCGGGCAGCTTAAAGACCAGATCAGGCAGGTAAAATTTATAAATAAAGAATTCCGGACAAATGTAAAGGTCTCTGATGAGGATGTAGTATCGTATTACAAACAAAATCAGGATAAATTTTCGGGCCCGGCGGTGTACAGAATCAGGATAATATCATTTCTCTTAAGCGGGCAAGACAAAGGAAAAGACGCGGAGAAAAAGGCAAAAGATATCCTTGCCATGGCCCAAAAAGGCGCAGATTTTGCAAAACTGGCTTTGGCCTATTCGGATGGGCCGAACGTCAAAGATGGCGGAGACCTTGGCTATATCAGTCCGGGCGAAATGGATGCGGCAGTGGAAAAAGCCGCAGGCGGATTAAATATCGGCGAAATAAGCGATGTAATAAAGACCCCCGCAGGGTTTCACATAATACAACTTATAGACAGGCGAAAGGCAGAGCCAAAACCTATTGCAGCGGTTCTTGACGAGATTAAAAATATTATCTTCCAAAAGATTATAGATGAAAGATACAAACTCTGGCTGGAAGAGATTATGAAAAAGGCATATATAGAGGTGAGACTATAG
- the pdxA gene encoding 4-hydroxythreonine-4-phosphate dehydrogenase PdxA yields the protein MKPTIAITMGDPTGVGPEVVLKALADKKVRRLCNPVILGDEAVLRFISAKCKLQNANCKIINLSNLNSKKLKPGRPDNACAKAMMKYIEEAVRMAMSGAADAIVTGPISKEAINKAGYDFHGHTEFLAHLTKTKDFCMMLAGKSLKVILVTIHESIKNVPQLLTKENVFKTIKITDDSFKKYFGFQRPRIAVAALNPHAGEGGLFGDEEKWIIIPAVKKARQMGVNASGPLPPDTLFYRAVRNKEFDGIVCMYHDQGLIPLKLLHFEDGVNITLGLPIIRTSVDHGTAYDIAWKGIANPASMMAAIKMAVEMSRNKF from the coding sequence ATGAAGCCAACCATAGCAATTACCATGGGCGACCCGACCGGGGTTGGACCCGAGGTTGTCTTAAAGGCCCTTGCGGATAAAAAGGTTAGGCGGCTTTGCAATCCTGTGATTCTGGGCGATGAGGCGGTCCTCAGATTTATAAGCGCAAAATGCAAATTGCAAAATGCAAATTGCAAAATAATAAACCTCTCGAATCTCAATTCTAAGAAACTAAAACCCGGAAGACCTGATAATGCCTGTGCAAAAGCCATGATGAAATATATAGAAGAGGCTGTGCGCATGGCAATGAGCGGCGCTGCAGATGCAATTGTTACGGGTCCTATAAGCAAAGAGGCTATAAATAAGGCAGGATATGATTTTCACGGCCACACAGAATTCCTTGCGCATCTTACAAAAACAAAAGACTTCTGCATGATGCTTGCAGGTAAAAGCCTTAAGGTTATTCTTGTAACCATCCACGAATCCATAAAGAATGTTCCGCAGCTTTTGACAAAAGAAAATGTTTTCAAGACCATAAAGATAACAGACGATTCATTTAAAAAATATTTTGGCTTTCAAAGGCCGAGGATTGCAGTAGCTGCCCTTAATCCCCATGCGGGTGAAGGAGGTCTTTTTGGAGACGAAGAAAAATGGATTATAATCCCTGCCGTGAAGAAGGCAAGGCAGATGGGTGTAAATGCTTCAGGCCCCTTGCCGCCGGATACGCTTTTTTACAGGGCTGTAAGGAATAAAGAATTTGACGGCATTGTCTGTATGTATCATGACCAAGGGCTTATTCCGCTGAAACTTTTACATTTTGAAGATGGCGTCAATATTACCCTTGGCCTGCCCATTATCCGCACATCCGTTGACCACGGGACAGCCTATGATATTGCATGGAAAGGTATAGCAAACCCGGCAAGTATGATGGCTGCTATAAAGATGGCGGTGGAGATGTCAAGGAATAAATTTTAA